In a single window of the Esox lucius isolate fEsoLuc1 chromosome 22, fEsoLuc1.pri, whole genome shotgun sequence genome:
- the LOC105019963 gene encoding integral membrane protein 2B-like encodes MVKVTFNSSFGQKDLKKTCTGEALIPEERDPEDGVRVRQHSKVWCWCMRLGLALMLSGVVVGGAYLYKTYLMERRVYFCGVDYREQDYMVPEDDDMVDRPSALRHIEETVRVLEEEEVELINVPIPEFSDSDPADIVHDFNRRLTAYLDLSLNKCYVIPLNTSIVMPPKDFLELLVNIKAGTYLPQSYLVHEQLIVTERLERVDQLGYFVNSLCKGRDTFKLERRDTILGREKREALSCRKIRHFENKFVVETLICEP; translated from the exons ATGGTAAAAGTAACATTTAACTCGTCCTTTGGACAAAAggatttaaagaaaacatgcacTGGTGAAGCGCTCATTCCAGAGGAGAGG GACCCGGAGGATGGCGTGCGCGTGCGCCAGCATTCTAAGGTGTGGTGCTGGTGCATGCGCCTCGGTCTGGCTCTCATGCTGTCTGGAGTGGTGGTGGGCGGGGCTTACCTCTACAAGACCTACTTAATG GAGCGCCGGGTATATTTCTGCGGTGTGGACTACCGTGAGCAGGACTACATGGTTCCGGAGGACGATGACATGGTGGACCGGCCCTCTGCACTGAGACACATCGAGGAGACCGTGCGCGtgctggaggaagaggaggtggagctCATCAACGTTCCCATTCCCGAGTTCTCCGACAGCGATCCGGCCGACATCGTCCACGATTTCAACCGG AGGCTGACCGCCTACCTGGACCTGAGCCTGAACAAGTGTTATGTCATCCCTCTTAACACATCCATCGTCATGCCACCCAAGGACTTCCTGGAGCTGCTCGTCAACATCAAG GCTGGAACCTATCTCCCCCAGTCCTACCTGGTCCATGAGCAGTTGATTGTGACCGAGCGACTGGAGAGAGTCGACCAGCTGGGATACTTTGTCAACAGCCTTTGCAAGGGCCGAGACACATTCAAACTGGAACGCCGGGATACTATACTGG GGCGGGAAAAGCGTGAAGCACTGAGCTGCAGGAAGATTCGTCACTTTGAAAATAAGTTTGTGGTGGAGACACTGATCTGTGAGCCttag